The Lemur catta isolate mLemCat1 chromosome 6, mLemCat1.pri, whole genome shotgun sequence sequence CTTGTGCTGGAGGATGCTGTGTAGCTCCCGGGCTGTCTGGGGCCCCTGCAGCTTCTGCCCATTCAGCATCTCTTTCTCCAGCTGCTCAATGGACTGTGCAGAAAACAGGGCATGTGGAGGGAAGTGGGAGAAGAGGGTTGTCAGTATGTCTGGGGCTCAGATGGGAGGTGGGGTCTTGGGGGGGAAAGAAGGGGTGGGAATGTTCACAATAGTATTAATGTTTGTACTCAAGAGATGCCTCCTGTTGAGTGCCTCTACCTTGACACCCACCCTCTGTTCTCCCTTCTCCCAGGGCCCACCTTTCCTGTACGGGCAAAGGCCTCGGCCACCTTGCGGTTCCGCCCTCCATAACAGGTAGTGATGAGATCAGCAACACCGCAGCTCTCCAAGAATGTGGCAGAGGACACAGGGCCACTGCAGAAGAGCTTGGCAAAGGCGATCATCTCCATGAGTCCCAGCCGGATCACCGCTGCCTTGGTGTTGTCGCCAAAGCCCAGCCCATCACAGAAGCCAGCTCCTACAGCCACTACATTCTTGGGGGAATGGAGGTCATAGGTGAGAAAGGACCCTCCTCCTGCAGGCCCCAGGTAGAGCCCTCAGCACCTGCCTTGTGCTCCTTATATCAGCCATGACACAGCTACTGTGTAAGTGAAGCCTAATGTATGTGCTCCTAAAGTATTTCCACCTCTGGGTTTTCCCACTTGATGTACCCACTTTCTTAAACCCTGCCCCATACTCCCTCCTTGAGGACATTTTCTGAAAGCACTCTTCTCTCTAGCTGGCCCTTCCATCCGTGACCATTCCATAGCCCTCATGTCCATAGCTGTTCAGGATCCATAGTTCTGATTATCAATCTATCTGGGTGTCCTGGCTGTTTTGCCTCTCCTATTAGCCTGGGCATCTCCTCTTCCCCGCTGGACCACCTCCTGGAGacagggaaaaggggaaaggaagaagagggtcCAGTGTCTGATGATGAATAGGCAGCAGGCCTGAATGACCCTAGCTTTGCTTCTGCAGTTCTTCCTGTGTGTGTGGGActtggtggggaaggggagcaaCTGCTCAAGAGTGAAAACCTGGAGTACCAGCAACCCTGTAGAACTAAGCTGGCTCTCCTTTAGgaccttctccccaccccataGCTGCCTCTGTGCCCCTCTCACCTTTAAGGCTCCACAGATCTCGACGGTGTCCACCTCTGGCACCACTGTGATACGGAAATTGGGTGTCTGCATcagttctttcagaagttgtccCTGGGCCGGGTCCTTGCAGCCTAAAGTGGGGAAGGGGCAAGGCTTTGAGGGGGGACTCTTGAACTGTTCTTCTCACATCTGCCCTAAGCAGGACCTGCAGCCCCTTCCCTGAGGGTATCCCAACCTCCCTCACCTCTGATGCTTGggtctccttcctttccctgctttATGGGGAGGAGACAGCTAAGTGGGGTTGGAGGAGAGTATGGGGAAGGGATGCAACTAGAGCTGCCTGTGTATGTGGGTGGTGGGGGGCTCTCACCAATGGTTGTTTCACAGAACTTCTCATCAGCCACCTCGCTGGCAATGTTGGCCCCCATCAGCACGCTCATGGGGATGCCAAGGCGTTCCCCAATCACTTCGGAGATGAGCTTCAGCCCATTGGGGCCCTCGTCTACCCCCTGGGCACAGGATGGAGCTCAGGCCAGGTGCCCTTATGGCCAATGGAGGGCTTCCCACCCAGAAATCCTGCCCCTTCCAAATCCACTGTTCATCATTATCCCTCCCAGAGGTCCTGCCCCATCCTACCCAGCTAAAGTTTGCCATGAGGAGGGTGGACATGTGAAAAATTCTCCTGCCACATACCTTTGACCTACTTCTCCAAGGCGATATATCCCCTCCATGTCTCTAGACAGCTCTTTCCTAACTACCTCAAACAGGAGGTAGTCCATGCAGTGATGTCACTGCTCCAAACCAGCTCGCCTTTCACACTCCTCAAACCAGCCCACTTCTCATATCCCCAAGGCATCCCTTTACACCTCCCAAACTCCCTGAAGACACTGGCCTTCAGACCAATCTCTCATCTACTTCCCAGCCAGCCTCCCTtccagcagccccagcctctgaCTGCTTACTTTAGCCTTTCCAAAGCCAATTCCTCTGTCCTCTCTGAGCAACTCTTGGCCTACATCTGCCATTTTATGTTCTCCTTGCTTCACCCTCCCCGAGCCCCATAACAGTTGCACTGTCCCACACCCACATCAACGTGTCCCTGGCACCTTAATAAGAGACATGCCAATGGCGTTTTTCTTCAGGTGGCCCTTGAGCTGGTCACAGATCTTGCCAATGAACTGATGGGGCACCACAAAGACCAGAATGTCAGCATCCACTGCAGCCTGGACCACATCTGGGACAGCTACCTGTGGGGGTGACCAGGTGCTCAGGGGCCTGGTAGATCTCTCCTAGCCCCTGTGGAACCCCATTCAGGATATCTGGGAGCTAAAGAGTGAGGCtggtgggggagaaggaaaggtGGTTTGGGACAGAATCTAGAAGGACTGAACTTGGAGGAACAAGACACTCTATTCCCTCCCCCAGCCATCACTCGCCCTCATTCCAGCTGTCTGGGCTCTTCAGGACTGGAAACCTCCTCCCAGCATTTCTGTCCCTTGGCTGTGGGACAGTAAGCGAAGTCAAAAGTAGCCTGGGCTTGGCAGGAGGAAGAGGCCAAATAAGATTTCATCACCGTGCTCCCTAGGGCCCCCAGCTGGGAAGCAGTCTTTCTgctctctcctgctccccctttcCAGGTAGGGAGAGAGGCACATGGATGTGACCAAAGACCATAAGTCCAAGGAGCAGCCTCCCAGTCTGTTAATAACCCAGTGAATGAGTAACAGGATTAGCGCCTGTGGCAGGCACTACCTGGACCCCAAGTCTGGGAGCCTAGTCTTTGGCTGCCAAGGAGACAGGCTTCCTTTCCAGTCctttccccacc is a genomic window containing:
- the GPD1 gene encoding glycerol-3-phosphate dehydrogenase [NAD(+)], cytoplasmic encodes the protein MLPPAEELGSVALSLLGQRSRTMAGKKVCIVGSGNWGSAIAKIVGGNAAQLASFDPRVTMWVFEEDVGGRKLTEIINTQHENVKYLPGHKLPPNVVAVPDVVQAAVDADILVFVVPHQFIGKICDQLKGHLKKNAIGMSLIKGVDEGPNGLKLISEVIGERLGIPMSVLMGANIASEVADEKFCETTIGCKDPAQGQLLKELMQTPNFRITVVPEVDTVEICGALKNVVAVGAGFCDGLGFGDNTKAAVIRLGLMEMIAFAKLFCSGPVSSATFLESCGVADLITTCYGGRNRKVAEAFARTGKSIEQLEKEMLNGQKLQGPQTARELHSILQHKGLVDKFPLFMAVYKVCYESQPVGEFIRCLQNHPEHM